A window from Nycticebus coucang isolate mNycCou1 chromosome X, mNycCou1.pri, whole genome shotgun sequence encodes these proteins:
- the LOC128577463 gene encoding cysteine and glycine-rich protein 2 gives MPVWGGGNKCGACGSTVYHAEEAQCDGRSFHRCCFLCMVCRKNLDSTTVAIHDEEIYCKSCYGKKYGPKGYGYGQGAGTLNMDRGERLGIKPESVQPHRPTTNPNTSKFAQKYGGAEKCSRCGDSVYAAEKIIGAGKPWHKNCFRCAKCGKSLESTTLTEKEGEIYCKGCYAKNFGPKGFGYGQGAGALVHAQ, from the coding sequence ATGCCTGTCTGGGGCGGTGGAAACAAGTGTGGGGCCTGCGGGAGCACCGTGTACCACGCCGAGGAGGCCCAGTGCGACGGCCGCAGCTTCCACCGCTGCTGCTTTCTGTGCATGGTTTGCAGGAAAAATTTAGACAGCACAACAGTGGCGATTCACGATGAAGAGATCTACTGCAAATCCTGCTACGGAAAGAAGTATGGACCAAAAGGCTATGGTTATGGCCAGGGCGCGGGCACGCTCAACATGGACCGCGGGGAGAGGCTCGGCATCAAGCCCGAGAGTGTTCAACCTCACAGGCCTACAACAAATCCAAACACTTCTAAATTTGCTCAGAAATACGGAGGTGCTGAGAAGTGTTCCCGGTGTGGGGATTCCGTATACGCTGCCGAGAAAATAATTGGAGCTGGGAAGCCCTGGCATAAAAACTGCTTTCGATGTGCCAAGTGTGGGAAGAGTCTTGAATCGACAACTTTGACTGAAAAAGAAGGTGAAATCTATTGTAAAGGATGCTATGCTAAGAACTTTGGGCCCAAGGGCTTCGGCTATGGCCAAGGAGCAGGGGCTCTCGTTCATGCTCAGTGA
- the LOC128577010 gene encoding LOW QUALITY PROTEIN: 3-phosphoinositide-dependent protein kinase 1-like (The sequence of the model RefSeq protein was modified relative to this genomic sequence to represent the inferred CDS: deleted 1 base in 1 codon; substituted 1 base at 1 genomic stop codon): MSLPQSPSAVSTESRAVPGVPGGERRQDPTMDGATAECLPGASSLQQASQPLPPPLPEKKRPQDFQFGKILGEGSFSTVVLARELATSREYAIKILEKKHIIKENKVPYVTTERDVMSRLDHPFFVKLYFTFQDEKKLYFGLSYAQNGALLKYLRKIGSLDETCARFYTAEIVAALEYLHSKGIIHRDLKPENILLNADMHIQITDFGTAKVLSPESKEVRAYSFVGTAQFVSPELLTEKSACKSSDLWALGCILYQFVAGFPPFRAGNEYLVFQKIMKLEYDFPEKFFPKARDLVEKLLVLDATKRLGCEEMEGYGPLKAHPFFESITWETLHLQTPPKLTTYLPGALEDIEEDYGNYDNVLSQFGGIQVSSSSSRTFSRQDARRPQRSRCSIERYIHILDTNSLELDLRFSEEEKRLLLEKQAGGNPWHRFVENNLILKMGPVDKRRGLFARRRQLLLTEGPHLYYVDPVNKVLKGEIPWSQELRPEAKNFKTFFVHTPNRTYYPCALVSVGTQLCASQPSSTQTSGQIWCYQLLASNVVTVSSDCPLCLALLXGPRGRQVLRSFLPISCDTSQGGEQSLCGRPLHLSEWHCRVATI, encoded by the exons ATGTCCCTGCCCCAGTCCCCATCAGCGGTGAGCACTGAGTCCCGCGCGGTTCCTGGCGTTCCCGGTGGTGAGAGAAGACAGGACCCCACCATGGACGGCGCCACAGCCGAGTGCCTGCCGGGCGCTAGCTCCCTACAGCAGGCTTCCCAGCCACTCCCGCCACCACTGCCCGAGAAGAAACGGCCCCAAGACTTCCAGTTTGGGAAAATTCTTGGCGAAGGTTCTTTTTCGACAGTTGTCCTGGCTCGAGAACTGGCAACCTCCAGGGAATATGCTATTAAAATTCTAGAGAAAAAGCATATTATCAAAGAGAACAAGGTACCGTATGTAACCACAGAGCGAGATGTGATGTCGCGCCTGGATCATCCCTTCTTTGTGAAGCTTTACTTCACGTTTCAGGATGAAAAAAAGCTGTATTTTGGCCTTAGTTATGCCCAAAACGGAGCACTTCTTAAATACCTTCGCAAAATTGGTTCACTCGATGAGACCTGCGCTCGATTCTACACCGCTGAGATCGTGGCCGCCCTAGAGTACTTGCACAGCAAGGGCATTATTCACAGGGACTTGAAACCAGAAAACATTCTGTTAAATGCAGATATGCATATCCAGATCACAGATTTTGGAACGGCGAAAGTATTGTCTCCAGAGAGCAAAGAAGTCAGGGCCTACTCGTTCGTAGGAACGGCACAATTCGTTTCTCCTGAGCTGCTCACAGAGAAATCAGCCTGTAAAAGTTCAGATCTTTGGGCTCTTGGATGCATCCTATACCAGTTTGTGGCAGGCTTCCCACCGTTCCGAGCCGGAAATGAATATCTTGTATTTCAGAAGATCATGAAATTGGAATATGACTTTCCAGAAAAATTCTTCCCAAAGGCAAGAGATCTCGTGGAAAAACTTCTGGTTTTAGATGCCACGAAGCGGTTAGGCTGTGAAGAGATGGAAGGGTACGGACCGCTTAAAGCTCATCCATTCTTTGAGTCCATTACGTGGGAGACCCTGCACCTGCAGACACCCCCGAAGCTCACCACTTACTTACCAGGCGCGTTGGAAGACATCGAGGAGGACTACGGCAACTACGACAACGTCCTGAGCCAGTTTGGCGGCATACAGGTGTCATCGTCCTCCTCCCGCACCTTTTCTCGTCAGGATGCCAGAAGGCCCCAGAGGTCCCGCTGCAGCATAGAACGGTACATCCACATTTTGGACACTAATTCTCTAGAACTGGACTTACGGTTTTCCGAAGAGGAGAAGAGGTTACTATTGGAGAAGCAGGCAGGTGGAAACCCTTGGCATCGGtttgtagaaaataatttaatactaAAAATGGGTCCAGTGGATAAGCGAAGGGGCCTGTTTGCACGACGACGACAGTTATTGCTCACAGAAGGGCCACATTTATATTATGTGGATCCTGTCAACAAAGTCCTGAAAGGTGAAATTCCGTGGTCGCAAGAACTCCGACCAGAGGccaagaattttaaaactttctttgttCATACGCCTAACAGGACATATTA TCCATGTGCCCTTGTCTCCGTGGGGACCCAGCTCTGTGCAAGTCAGCCCAGTTCT ACCCAGACTAGTGGACAGATCTGGTGTTACCAGCTTCTCGCATCA AATGTGGTCACTGTCAGCTCAGACTGCCCACTGTGCCTTGCTTTACTCTAGGGACCCAGAGGAAGACAGGTATTGAGGAGTTTTCTCCCCATCTCCTGTGACACCAGCCAGGGCGGTGAGCAGTCCCTGTGTGGAAGGCCTCTACACCTCAGTGAGTGGCACTGCAGAGTGGCTACCATTTAG